From one Triticum aestivum cultivar Chinese Spring chromosome 4B, IWGSC CS RefSeq v2.1, whole genome shotgun sequence genomic stretch:
- the LOC123093771 gene encoding transcription factor bHLH57: MERMQLQGPIITSLCWADQAAASASAAQVPFLALLQGAAMGDGGPGVKRESYGAAACRPAASDVDLLESCVTQLPVPPVVEAPAAKRRKRPRARPRAPPPEKRKKPEEAECQRMTHIAVERNRRRLMNDHLASLRALIPSDYIPRGDQATVVGGAIDYVKQLEQQLVALQALAAAQRGEGPVGTAATAASDGVFVSPQYTSFSQAGGVGSGVDVEAMAAVGGHVRLRVAGRRWPGRLVRAVAAMENLRMAVLHLAVTSVGHDAVVYCFNLKMEDGCEVSTADEVATVVHQIFAYAAGSCC, translated from the exons ATGGAGAGGATGCAGCTGCAAGGCCCCATCATCACCTCCCTG TGCTGGGCGGACCAGGCGGCGGCAAGCGCCAGCGCGGCGCAGGTGCCTTTCTTGGCGCTGCTCCAGGGCGCCGCCATGGGGGACGGCGGACCAGGGGTGAAGCGGGAGTCTTACGGCGCCGCCGCGTGCCGGCCGGCTGCGTCCGACGTCGACCTTCTCGAGAGCTGCGTCACGCAGCTGCCGGTTCCCCCGGTGGTCGAGGCGCCGGCGGCGAAGCGGAGGAAGCGGCCGCGGGCGCGCCCGCGCGCGCCTCCGCCGGAGAAGCGCAAGAAGCCGGAGGAGGCCGAGTGCCAGCGGATGACGCACATCGCCGTCGAGCGCAACCGCCGCCGCCTCATGAACGACCACCTCGCCTCCCTCCGCGCCCTCATCCCCTCGGATTACATCCCACGA GGTGACCAAGCGACGGTGGTGGGGGGAGCCATCGACTACGTGAAGCAGCTGGAGCAGCAGCTGGTGGCGCTGCAGGCGTTGGCGGCGGCGCAGCGCGGCGAGGGGCCCGTTGGGACGGCGGCCACAGCGGCGTCGGACGGCGTGTTCGTGTCGCCGCAGTACACGAGCTTCTCCCAGGCCGGCGGCGTCGGCAGCGGCGTGGACGtggaggcgatggccgcggtgggGGGCCACGTGCGGCTGCGCGTCGCGGGGAGGCGGTGGCCAGGGCGGCTCGTGCGCGCCGTGGCCGCCATGGAGAACCTGCGCATGGCCGTGCTGCACCTCGCCGTCACCTCCGTGGGCCACGACGCCGTCGTCTACTGCTTCAACCTTAAG ATGGAGGACGGGTGCGAGGTGTCGACGGCGGACGAGGTGGCCACGGTGGTGCACCAGATCTTCGCCTACGCCGCCGGCTCATGCTGCTAG